From one Rubrobacter xylanophilus genomic stretch:
- the argH gene encoding argininosuccinate lyase produces the protein MSEKGHLWGGRFGSGPAEAFERLNASIPFDIRLAPYDVRGSIAHARMLGEVGIISREEAEALVGGLEAVLAEIEAGEFEWTLTDEDVHTAVERRLREKVGEVALKLHTGRSRNDQVALDLHLFCRDAAERIRDGVLDTMLALVQVAERHRDLVIPGYTHLQRAQPLLLAHHLLAHFWALGRDLRRLEAAREAANVSPLGAAALGGTPHPVDPAFTAAELEMEPFVNSLDAVSERDFALDLLYACAVLGVHLSRMGEEWVLWTSQEFGFAELDDAYSSGSSIMPQKKNPDAYELMRGKAGRLIGDLNALLVVLKGLPLGYSKDLQEDKEPLFDAVDGVLAVLDVLPGMLRTARFRRERMERAAGGFALATELADFLAMRGVPFREAHRVVGRLVRRCEELGVSLEEVPREELAAAHPAFGGLPEGLLTPRGSVAGKKSPGSTSPAAVEEQLRRARELLETRRGGAGTVDDRG, from the coding sequence GTGAGCGAGAAGGGGCATCTGTGGGGCGGGCGGTTCGGCTCGGGGCCGGCGGAGGCTTTCGAGCGGTTGAACGCCTCCATCCCCTTCGACATCCGGCTCGCGCCCTACGACGTACGCGGCTCCATCGCCCACGCCAGGATGCTCGGTGAGGTGGGGATAATCTCCCGGGAGGAGGCGGAGGCGCTCGTGGGCGGTCTCGAGGCGGTGCTCGCGGAGATAGAGGCCGGGGAGTTCGAGTGGACCCTCACCGACGAGGACGTGCACACCGCCGTCGAGCGGCGGCTGCGGGAGAAGGTGGGGGAGGTGGCGCTCAAGCTGCACACGGGGCGCAGCCGCAACGACCAGGTTGCCCTCGACCTGCACCTCTTCTGCCGCGACGCCGCAGAGCGAATAAGGGACGGCGTGCTCGATACGATGCTGGCTCTCGTGCAGGTGGCCGAGAGGCACCGAGACCTCGTGATCCCCGGCTACACGCACCTCCAGCGGGCGCAGCCCCTCCTCCTTGCGCACCACCTGCTAGCCCACTTCTGGGCCCTTGGGCGCGATCTGCGGCGTCTGGAGGCGGCGCGCGAGGCCGCGAACGTCTCCCCGCTCGGTGCGGCGGCGCTGGGGGGGACTCCCCACCCGGTGGACCCTGCCTTCACGGCGGCGGAGCTGGAGATGGAGCCGTTCGTCAACTCGCTGGATGCCGTCTCCGAGCGGGACTTCGCGCTCGACCTCCTGTATGCCTGTGCGGTGCTCGGGGTGCATCTGAGCCGGATGGGGGAGGAGTGGGTGCTCTGGACCTCGCAGGAGTTCGGCTTCGCCGAGCTCGACGACGCGTACTCCTCCGGGTCTTCGATCATGCCGCAGAAGAAAAACCCCGACGCCTACGAGCTGATGCGCGGCAAGGCGGGGCGGCTCATTGGGGACCTCAACGCGCTCCTGGTCGTGTTGAAGGGGTTGCCGCTCGGCTACTCCAAGGATCTGCAGGAGGACAAGGAGCCCCTCTTCGACGCGGTGGACGGCGTGCTGGCGGTGCTCGACGTGCTGCCGGGGATGCTCAGGACGGCCAGGTTCCGCAGGGAGAGGATGGAGCGGGCGGCGGGCGGCTTCGCGCTCGCCACCGAGCTCGCCGATTTCCTGGCGATGCGGGGGGTTCCGTTCCGGGAGGCGCACCGGGTGGTGGGGCGGCTCGTCAGGCGCTGCGAGGAGCTTGGGGTCTCGCTGGAGGAGGTACCGCGGGAAGAGCTTGCGGCGGCTCACCCGGCGTTCGGGGGGCTTCCCGAGGGGCTTCTCACGCCGCGGGGGAGCGTGGCGGGCAAGAAGAGCCCCGGCTCCACCTCGCCTGCCGCGGTGGAGGAGCAGCTGCGGCGGGCGCGGGAGCTGCTCGAGACCCGCCGCGGCGGGGCAGGTACCGTCGACGACAGGGGGTAG
- a CDS encoding sulfurtransferase yields the protein MVEREIAEKGYAHPEKLVTTEWVAEHLEDTENVRIVESDEDVLLYEVGHIPNAVKIDWVEELNDPLVRDYISAERFAELMSEKGITPQTKVVFYGDKNNWWATYALWVFELFGHTNTAVMDGGRQKWEAEGRPMTKEVPEFPKTDYPLPRRDDSGIRAFKAEVEEVLGKVGEGVSLVDVRSPGEYRGELLHMPDYPQEGALRGGHIPGASNVPWARAVREDGTFKSAEELREIYEGEAGLSAGDEQVIAYCRIGERSSHTWFVLKYLLGYGNVRNYDGSWTEWGNAVRAPIER from the coding sequence ATGGTAGAGCGGGAGATAGCGGAGAAGGGATATGCGCACCCGGAGAAGCTGGTGACGACCGAGTGGGTTGCCGAGCACCTGGAGGACACCGAGAACGTACGCATCGTGGAGAGCGACGAGGACGTGCTCTTGTATGAGGTGGGGCACATCCCCAACGCGGTGAAGATAGACTGGGTTGAGGAGCTCAACGACCCGCTGGTGCGCGACTACATCTCTGCTGAGCGCTTTGCCGAGCTGATGAGCGAGAAGGGGATAACCCCTCAGACGAAGGTTGTCTTCTACGGGGACAAGAACAACTGGTGGGCTACGTATGCTCTGTGGGTCTTTGAGCTCTTTGGGCACACCAACACGGCGGTGATGGACGGGGGGAGGCAGAAGTGGGAGGCCGAGGGGCGGCCGATGACCAAGGAGGTGCCCGAGTTCCCCAAGACCGACTACCCGCTGCCCCGGCGCGACGACTCTGGGATAAGGGCGTTCAAGGCCGAGGTGGAGGAGGTTTTGGGGAAGGTGGGAGAGGGGGTATCGCTTGTTGACGTGCGCTCTCCTGGGGAGTACAGGGGGGAGCTTTTGCACATGCCGGACTATCCGCAGGAGGGGGCTTTGCGGGGAGGGCACATTCCCGGGGCTTCCAACGTACCGTGGGCGAGGGCGGTGAGGGAGGATGGGACGTTCAAGAGTGCCGAGGAGCTGCGGGAGATCTACGAGGGGGAGGCAGGGCTCTCTGCGGGTGACGAGCAGGTCATAGCCTACTGCCGGATAGGGGAGCGCTCTTCGCACACCTGGTTTGTGCTGAAGTACCTGCTTGGCTACGGCAACGTCAGGAACTACGATGGGTCCTGGACGGAGTGGGGCAACGCCGTAAGGGCCCCCATAGAGCGGTAG
- a CDS encoding TetR/AcrR family transcriptional regulator: protein MARRTDPEKRERILESARRVFLEDGYEGARVAKIAAGAGVAVGTLYLYFDSKDAIAGALTERFFEKISDRVVPMFADLSTPQRIEAVVDAALAVAEEERVLFEIEKLPERSAQSFREQMVGALAESLEEQGLPPNLLPGDAPVLANLLASLMERAIYECLVWRTGDIGRYRRILKRIFVRLLLDRAPV, encoded by the coding sequence TTGGCGCGCCGCACCGACCCCGAAAAGCGCGAGCGGATACTGGAATCGGCCCGCAGGGTGTTCCTGGAGGACGGCTACGAAGGCGCCCGGGTGGCGAAGATCGCCGCCGGCGCGGGCGTGGCCGTCGGCACGCTGTACCTGTACTTCGACTCCAAGGACGCCATCGCGGGCGCGCTCACGGAGCGGTTCTTCGAGAAGATCTCCGACCGGGTGGTGCCCATGTTCGCCGACCTCTCCACCCCTCAGAGGATCGAAGCGGTGGTGGACGCCGCGCTCGCGGTGGCGGAGGAAGAGCGCGTCCTGTTCGAGATAGAGAAGCTCCCGGAGAGGTCGGCCCAGAGCTTCCGCGAGCAGATGGTGGGCGCCCTCGCCGAGAGCCTGGAGGAGCAGGGACTCCCCCCCAACCTGCTCCCGGGCGACGCCCCGGTGCTCGCCAACCTCCTCGCCAGCCTGATGGAGCGGGCGATCTACGAGTGCCTGGTGTGGAGGACGGGAGACATAGGGCGCTACCGCAGGATCCTGAAGCGGATCTTCGTGCGCCTCTTGCTGGACCGTGCCCCGGTCTAG
- a CDS encoding MMPL family transporter: MGGFHRLGEFVYRLRWVVIGLWVVVLGVGVYVAPQVGERLSGGEVVLPDSESAEVQRVLEGRGASGSEVYVIVFRSEEMSARSEGFRRAESRILERVRELPGVSGVTGYGSTGDEDFLSEDGRESYAVVEGAGGEELLEKLRRAAASGELRTYVTGQAAVEEDLQRAAEESIRRAETFALPLALVILVVAFGGVVAASLPMIVGVCSVLATFGLIYLVSTFYEMSIFVSQVATMLGLGLGIDYALLVVSRFREELARGSAPEAVARTVGTAGRTIFFSGAAVLIGLAGLFFFPFPILRSVGIGGVLVVCTTVLAALTLAPAVMGVLGDRINRLSLRRPSGAGGRSPWQRIGALGMRRPVFTVAAVAVLCGLLLYPLGDLRTGLANARALPASAESRAGDDILREDFRYANLNPIQLVVRTGGDPTTAESLREIRDVGRRVREVEGVDGLRSVYTVGERAARQYAGRVAEARRQAEAEAAARTDEVVDRQFERQVEARTDRVVEERLAGLRERYGTVPPGAEEEIRSQTEPQVRQALEQAGARRKIRAEVEKQIRRRIEERLPDLPQGVSAEGEITPEGVANFLDTEAARENEQLRDALETFVAGDAAVVQVIPASDPYSGEARRTVEALRELEEPKGVEVAVGGLPAQQHDVLASLFGAPLLYTGLFVLGATYLTLAASFRSLVAPLKGLLVNGLSLAASMGLLVLIFQEGHLSGLLGLSTTGFVDALVPILTFCVVFGISMDYEVFLLSRIKEARDAGATPEESVEEGLGAIGRIIASAAAILITVTGAFAFADILQIKALGIGIAAAVFIAAFVMQMLLVPAIMKLLGEWIWWPSGRKKG; encoded by the coding sequence ATGGGCGGCTTTCACCGGTTGGGGGAGTTCGTCTACCGGCTGCGGTGGGTGGTGATCGGGCTGTGGGTGGTGGTGCTGGGGGTCGGGGTCTATGTGGCGCCGCAGGTGGGCGAGCGGCTCAGCGGCGGCGAGGTCGTACTGCCGGACTCGGAGTCCGCCGAGGTTCAGCGGGTGCTGGAGGGGCGGGGCGCTTCGGGCTCCGAGGTCTACGTGATCGTCTTCCGGAGCGAGGAGATGAGCGCCCGGAGCGAGGGCTTTCGTCGGGCCGAATCCAGGATCCTCGAGCGGGTGCGCGAGCTCCCCGGTGTTTCGGGGGTGACCGGCTACGGGAGCACCGGGGACGAGGACTTCCTCTCCGAGGACGGGCGAGAGAGCTACGCCGTGGTCGAGGGGGCGGGCGGGGAGGAGCTGCTGGAGAAGCTCCGGCGGGCGGCCGCCTCTGGTGAGCTCCGGACCTACGTGACCGGTCAAGCGGCGGTGGAGGAGGATCTGCAGCGGGCCGCCGAGGAGAGCATCCGGCGGGCCGAGACCTTCGCGCTGCCCCTGGCCCTCGTGATCCTGGTGGTCGCCTTCGGGGGCGTCGTCGCGGCGAGCCTTCCCATGATCGTCGGCGTCTGCAGCGTGCTCGCCACCTTTGGTCTGATCTACCTGGTGAGCACCTTCTACGAAATGTCCATCTTCGTCTCGCAGGTGGCGACGATGCTCGGGCTGGGGCTGGGCATCGACTACGCGCTGCTGGTCGTGAGCCGCTTCCGGGAGGAGCTGGCGCGGGGCTCGGCGCCCGAGGCGGTGGCGCGCACCGTGGGCACGGCCGGGCGCACCATCTTCTTCTCGGGCGCGGCGGTACTCATCGGGCTCGCCGGGCTCTTCTTCTTCCCGTTTCCAATACTGCGCTCGGTCGGAATCGGCGGCGTGCTCGTGGTATGCACCACGGTTCTGGCCGCGCTGACGCTTGCTCCGGCGGTGATGGGGGTTCTGGGGGACCGGATCAACCGCCTCTCCCTGCGCCGGCCGTCCGGCGCAGGAGGGCGCAGCCCGTGGCAGAGGATCGGAGCTCTGGGGATGCGGCGTCCCGTCTTCACCGTCGCGGCGGTGGCGGTGCTCTGCGGGTTGCTCCTCTACCCGCTCGGCGATCTCCGGACCGGGCTCGCCAACGCCCGGGCCCTGCCCGCGAGCGCCGAGTCGCGCGCCGGGGACGACATCCTCCGCGAAGACTTCCGCTACGCGAACCTCAACCCCATACAGCTCGTGGTCAGGACCGGCGGTGACCCGACGACCGCCGAGAGCCTGCGCGAGATCCGGGACGTCGGCCGGCGGGTCCGGGAAGTGGAGGGCGTGGACGGCCTGAGGAGCGTCTACACCGTAGGAGAACGGGCGGCCAGACAGTACGCCGGGCGGGTCGCCGAGGCCCGCCGGCAGGCCGAAGCCGAGGCTGCGGCCCGGACCGACGAGGTGGTGGACCGACAGTTCGAGCGGCAGGTCGAAGCCCGCACCGACCGGGTGGTGGAGGAGCGGCTCGCCGGGCTCCGGGAGCGGTACGGGACCGTGCCGCCGGGGGCGGAGGAGGAGATCCGCTCCCAGACGGAACCGCAGGTCCGCCAGGCGCTGGAGCAGGCCGGGGCGCGACGGAAGATACGGGCGGAGGTCGAAAAACAAATCCGACGGCGCATAGAAGAGCGCCTCCCCGACCTCCCCCAAGGCGTCTCGGCCGAGGGTGAGATCACACCCGAAGGGGTGGCGAACTTCCTCGACACCGAGGCGGCCCGGGAGAACGAACAACTCCGGGACGCACTCGAGACCTTCGTCGCGGGGGATGCCGCCGTCGTGCAGGTGATCCCCGCCTCCGACCCATACTCCGGAGAGGCGCGCAGGACCGTCGAGGCGCTGAGGGAGCTCGAAGAGCCCAAGGGCGTGGAGGTGGCGGTCGGCGGCCTCCCCGCGCAGCAGCACGACGTCCTCGCGAGCCTCTTCGGCGCGCCGCTCCTCTACACCGGCCTCTTCGTGCTCGGAGCCACCTACCTCACGCTCGCGGCAAGCTTCCGCTCGCTCGTCGCGCCGCTCAAGGGCCTGCTCGTCAACGGTCTCAGCCTGGCGGCGAGCATGGGGCTGCTGGTCCTGATCTTCCAGGAGGGACATCTCTCGGGCCTCCTGGGCCTCTCCACCACCGGCTTCGTGGACGCGCTGGTCCCGATACTCACCTTCTGCGTGGTCTTCGGGATCTCCATGGACTACGAAGTCTTCTTGCTCTCGCGCATCAAGGAGGCCCGGGACGCCGGCGCGACGCCGGAGGAGAGCGTGGAAGAGGGGCTGGGCGCGATAGGCAGGATCATCGCCTCCGCCGCCGCCATCCTCATCACCGTCACCGGAGCCTTCGCCTTCGCCGACATCCTGCAGATAAAGGCCCTCGGCATCGGGATAGCCGCCGCCGTGTTCATCGCGGCCTTCGTCATGCAGATGCTCCTCGTCCCCGCGATAATGAAGCTGCTGGGAGAGTGGATCTGGTGGCCCTCGGGGAGGAAGAAGGGATAG
- a CDS encoding metallophosphoesterase family protein has product MRIVQMSDIHVGSGLFRPELLEAAVRETNELRPDLVAVAGDLTMEGYRWEFEEARRHLDRLECPHVVVVMGNHDAKSVGYRHFEDIFGSRARSLVVPSPQGEAKVVAIDSTKPDLDEGEVGREYYAWIDSEFRGWERGPKILIVHHHILAVPGTGRDVNILRDAGDVMAMLRELRVDMVLSGHRHVPYVWSISGVRVIHSGTVSSLRVRGTMPPSYNLIELDSETVRITLREPGKGKEGEMPLASFSRRPVTTSRFYVEMERFVRYEEMPF; this is encoded by the coding sequence GTGCGCATAGTACAGATGTCCGACATCCACGTGGGTTCCGGTCTCTTCCGGCCGGAGCTGCTCGAGGCGGCGGTCCGGGAGACCAACGAGCTACGGCCGGATCTCGTGGCCGTGGCCGGCGATCTCACGATGGAGGGCTACCGGTGGGAGTTCGAGGAGGCCCGGCGACACCTCGACCGCCTCGAGTGTCCCCACGTCGTGGTGGTAATGGGCAATCACGACGCCAAGAGCGTCGGCTACCGGCACTTCGAGGACATCTTCGGCAGCCGGGCCCGCTCGCTCGTCGTTCCCTCGCCGCAGGGAGAGGCCAAGGTGGTGGCCATAGACTCCACCAAGCCCGACCTCGACGAGGGGGAGGTCGGGCGGGAGTACTATGCCTGGATCGACTCCGAGTTCCGGGGTTGGGAGCGGGGGCCCAAGATCCTCATCGTGCACCACCACATCCTCGCCGTCCCCGGCACCGGACGGGACGTCAACATCCTGCGCGACGCCGGGGACGTCATGGCCATGCTGCGGGAGCTGAGGGTGGACATGGTCCTCTCCGGGCACCGGCACGTGCCTTACGTGTGGAGCATCTCCGGCGTCCGGGTAATCCACTCCGGCACCGTCTCGAGCCTCCGGGTGCGGGGAACCATGCCCCCCTCGTACAACCTCATCGAGCTGGACTCGGAGACCGTCAGGATCACCCTCCGCGAGCCGGGGAAGGGAAAGGAGGGGGAGATGCCGCTCGCCAGCTTCTCCCGCCGACCCGTGACGACCAGCCGGTTCTACGTGGAGATGGAGCGCTTCGTCCGCTACGAGGAGATGCCCTTCTAG
- a CDS encoding glycine betaine ABC transporter substrate-binding protein has protein sequence MITARRSILRVAGLFLAALLAAALVACGNVGESGGSGPSGEGRGGAGTITVGSKNFTEQYILGNMYALALENAGFEVERRLNLGSEQIADRALQNGRIDLYPEYTGTALVAILDYGEERLARLDTPEETYRQAKELYAEREPADTMLEPAPFNNTYGIFVRREAAERYDLKTLSDLAEASPNLVFVSFSEFQNRDDGFPNMKENYPALDFKDVQIVNSIGLRYQGVLQGEGDVGIGFTTDGQLASDRLVVLEDPKNIWPFYQPAPVVRTEVLEKNPKIREVLNEVSASLDIQTMRRLNGRVDLQKEDPEDVAREYLEQEGLIN, from the coding sequence ATGATTACGGCAAGAAGAAGCATCCTGCGCGTGGCCGGGCTCTTTCTGGCCGCGCTGCTCGCCGCGGCGCTGGTCGCCTGCGGCAACGTGGGCGAGAGCGGGGGCTCCGGCCCCTCCGGGGAAGGCAGAGGCGGAGCCGGCACGATAACCGTCGGCTCCAAGAACTTCACCGAGCAGTACATCCTGGGCAACATGTATGCCCTCGCGCTGGAGAACGCCGGCTTCGAGGTCGAGCGGCGGCTGAACCTGGGGAGCGAGCAGATCGCCGACAGAGCCCTGCAGAACGGCCGCATAGACCTCTACCCGGAGTACACGGGCACCGCCCTGGTGGCCATCCTGGACTACGGGGAAGAACGGCTCGCCCGGCTGGACACCCCTGAGGAGACCTATCGCCAGGCAAAGGAGCTCTACGCCGAGCGCGAACCGGCCGACACCATGCTCGAGCCCGCGCCCTTCAACAACACCTACGGCATCTTCGTCCGGCGGGAGGCCGCCGAGCGCTACGACCTGAAGACGCTCTCGGACCTCGCCGAGGCCTCGCCGAACCTGGTCTTCGTCTCCTTCTCCGAGTTCCAGAACCGCGACGACGGCTTCCCCAACATGAAGGAGAACTACCCGGCGCTCGACTTCAAAGACGTCCAGATCGTCAACAGCATCGGGCTCCGCTACCAGGGAGTGCTGCAGGGCGAAGGAGACGTCGGGATCGGCTTCACCACCGACGGCCAGCTGGCCTCCGACCGGCTGGTGGTGCTGGAGGACCCCAAGAACATCTGGCCCTTCTACCAGCCCGCGCCCGTGGTCCGCACCGAGGTGCTCGAAAAGAACCCAAAGATCAGGGAGGTCCTCAACGAGGTCTCGGCCAGCCTCGACATACAGACCATGCGCAGGCTCAACGGCCGGGTCGACCTCCAGAAGGAGGACCCGGAGGACGTGGCCCGGGAGTATCTGGAGCAGGAGGGTCTGATAAACTAG
- a CDS encoding iron-sulfur cluster assembly scaffold protein — MTRLVEHARSPRHRGVIPDADVAMPGGSPECGGSVVVYLKADGDGGIAGLSFTGEGDTISQGATDLAIEKVLGERLSLEEVLALGYDGFIEEIGRDVVGSRTRNATLGLSTIKNAIRRYLRERDGRTPSRSASS; from the coding sequence GTGACCCGTCTGGTGGAGCACGCCCGCAGCCCCCGCCACAGGGGGGTCATCCCGGACGCCGACGTTGCGATGCCCGGCGGCAGCCCGGAGTGCGGTGGGTCGGTAGTCGTCTACCTGAAGGCGGACGGTGACGGAGGCATAGCCGGGCTCTCCTTCACCGGAGAGGGCGACACCATAAGCCAGGGGGCGACGGATCTGGCCATAGAGAAGGTGCTCGGAGAGAGGCTTTCTCTGGAGGAGGTGCTTGCCCTCGGCTACGACGGGTTCATAGAGGAGATCGGGCGGGACGTGGTGGGCAGCCGGACCCGTAACGCGACGCTGGGTCTCTCAACCATCAAGAACGCCATCAGGCGCTACCTGCGGGAGCGGGACGGCCGAACGCCGTCCCGCTCGGCCTCCTCCTGA